A single genomic interval of Microbacterium sp. LWO14-1.2 harbors:
- a CDS encoding substrate-binding domain-containing protein: MFATRSRLWARTAAGGAAVLALAALTACSSGMETAEPAAGGGGTSDGPLTIALIQKQGDQQYFIDEANGAKEAAKEDGDVTINVVDVSTDSNKAISEVEAAIAQGVDGIIIVVPDTQIGPQVIQLAADAGIPLMAADDPIVDAKGDAAPFTGFDGTSMGEKVGADAARLYQEAGWTAADTRILSAYKQDQPNCVERVDGAIDAFSKAVSDGPEVIEVGTDNSATDAQDKAGAVITANSGVKHWVVWGCNDENETGVVTALQNAGVAPADIVGVGLGAYLTCKDWNAGQETGNKSALFISGVEVGKAAVTSMVDLLRNGTELPPKTVANTEIVDASNWEEKGVVCT, translated from the coding sequence ATGTTCGCCACCCGCAGCCGCCTCTGGGCGCGGACCGCCGCCGGCGGCGCCGCCGTCCTCGCGCTCGCAGCGCTCACCGCCTGTTCGTCCGGAATGGAGACCGCCGAGCCCGCCGCCGGCGGCGGAGGCACGTCGGACGGCCCGCTCACCATCGCCCTCATCCAGAAGCAGGGCGACCAGCAGTACTTCATCGACGAGGCGAACGGCGCGAAGGAGGCGGCCAAGGAGGACGGCGACGTCACCATCAACGTCGTCGACGTCAGCACCGACTCGAACAAGGCCATCTCCGAGGTCGAGGCCGCGATCGCCCAGGGCGTCGACGGCATCATCATCGTCGTGCCGGACACGCAGATCGGCCCCCAGGTGATCCAGCTCGCCGCCGACGCCGGCATCCCCCTCATGGCCGCCGACGACCCGATCGTCGACGCCAAGGGAGACGCCGCGCCGTTCACCGGCTTCGACGGCACCTCGATGGGCGAGAAGGTCGGCGCGGACGCCGCTCGCCTCTACCAGGAGGCCGGATGGACGGCCGCCGACACCCGCATCCTCTCCGCCTACAAGCAGGACCAGCCGAACTGCGTCGAGCGGGTCGACGGCGCTATCGACGCCTTCTCGAAGGCCGTCTCCGACGGACCGGAGGTCATCGAGGTGGGCACCGACAACTCCGCCACCGACGCGCAGGACAAGGCGGGTGCCGTCATCACCGCCAACTCCGGCGTGAAGCACTGGGTGGTCTGGGGCTGCAACGACGAGAACGAGACCGGCGTCGTGACGGCCCTGCAGAACGCCGGCGTCGCCCCCGCCGACATCGTCGGGGTCGGACTCGGCGCATACCTGACCTGCAAGGACTGGAACGCCGGACAGGAGACGGGCAACAAGTCGGCGCTCTTCATCTCGGGCGTCGAGGTCGGCAAGGCCGCCGTCACCTCCATGGTCGACCTGCTGCGCAACGGCACCGAGCTGCCACCGAAGACCGTCGCGAACACCGAGATCGTCGATGCCTCCAACTGGGAGGAGAAGGGCGTCGTCTGCACCTGA
- a CDS encoding sugar ABC transporter ATP-binding protein, which yields MTDQAVALRAQAITKSFGPVRALRGVELELRAGEVTALMGENGAGKSTLLKILGGDYQPDGGELSIGGEAVTFSGPADARDAGLRVIAQEPEIVPWVSVAENIYIGALGAGGFRRSHLERTATEELRRWGFDRVIDARTLGADLSPAQRQIVEIMRAVIARPKVICFDEPTSSLGDEEVTLLFALIRQLQEEGVAIGYVSHRMGEIFQLADRITVLRDGAYVGTKTVDETDHDELVRMMVGRDLTQFFHREPAALGEVVLELDNVSNEFVQDISLQVRVGEVVGIAGLVGAGRSELMKTIAGDLPVDGGTIRVDGKAKRFRSPRDSIRAGIGFAPEERKAEALLLERSVRDNAALAVLRSLSRWIFVMDSAETALAQGYVDSLRIRTPGTEQLVGRLSGGNQQKVVLARWLATAPRMLLLDEPTRGIDVGAKAEIYAIIDRLAHEGVAVIVVSSELPEVLGVSDRIYVMAHGRITGELPRAQATEESILALAMDEEVAA from the coding sequence ATGACCGATCAGGCCGTCGCGCTGCGCGCGCAGGCGATCACCAAGTCGTTCGGCCCCGTGCGCGCCCTGCGCGGCGTCGAGCTGGAGCTCCGGGCCGGCGAGGTCACGGCGCTCATGGGCGAGAACGGGGCGGGCAAGTCGACGCTCCTCAAGATCCTCGGCGGCGACTACCAGCCCGACGGCGGCGAGCTGTCGATCGGCGGAGAGGCCGTGACGTTCTCCGGCCCCGCCGACGCCCGGGACGCCGGGCTGCGCGTCATCGCCCAGGAGCCCGAGATCGTCCCCTGGGTCTCCGTCGCCGAGAACATCTACATCGGGGCGCTCGGCGCCGGCGGGTTCCGCCGCAGCCACCTCGAACGCACCGCCACCGAGGAACTCCGCCGATGGGGGTTCGACCGCGTCATCGACGCCCGCACGCTCGGCGCCGACCTCTCTCCCGCACAGCGCCAGATCGTCGAGATCATGCGCGCCGTGATCGCCCGACCGAAGGTCATCTGCTTCGACGAGCCGACCTCGTCGCTCGGCGATGAGGAGGTGACGCTGCTCTTCGCGCTCATCCGCCAACTGCAGGAGGAAGGCGTCGCGATCGGCTACGTCTCGCACCGCATGGGCGAGATCTTCCAGCTCGCCGACCGCATCACCGTGCTCCGCGACGGTGCGTACGTCGGCACGAAGACCGTCGACGAGACCGACCACGACGAGCTCGTGCGCATGATGGTCGGCCGCGACCTGACCCAGTTCTTCCACCGCGAGCCCGCCGCTCTCGGCGAGGTCGTGCTCGAGCTCGACAACGTGTCGAACGAGTTCGTGCAGGACATCTCGCTGCAGGTGAGGGTCGGAGAGGTCGTCGGCATCGCCGGTCTCGTCGGTGCCGGACGCAGCGAGCTCATGAAGACCATCGCGGGCGATCTGCCCGTCGACGGCGGCACGATCCGCGTCGACGGGAAGGCCAAGCGGTTCCGGAGCCCGCGCGACAGCATCCGCGCCGGCATCGGATTCGCCCCCGAGGAGCGCAAGGCCGAGGCGCTGCTGCTCGAACGCAGCGTGCGAGACAACGCCGCCCTCGCCGTGCTCCGATCGCTCTCCCGCTGGATCTTCGTCATGGACTCCGCCGAGACCGCGCTCGCGCAGGGCTACGTCGACTCGCTCCGCATCCGCACCCCCGGCACGGAGCAGCTCGTCGGACGCCTCTCGGGCGGCAACCAGCAGAAGGTGGTGCTCGCCAGATGGCTCGCCACGGCACCGCGGATGCTGCTGCTCGACGAGCCCACGCGCGGTATCGACGTCGGTGCCAAGGCCGAGATCTACGCGATCATCGACCGTCTCGCGCACGAGGGCGTCGCGGTGATCGTCGTCTCCAGCGAACTCCCCGAGGTGCTCGGCGTCTCGGACCGCATCTATGTCATGGCCCACGGCCGCATCACGGGAGAGCTCCCGCGCGCCCAGGCAACCGAAGAGAGCATTCTCGCGCTCGCGATGGACGAGGAGGTCGCCGCATGA
- a CDS encoding ABC transporter permease: MSDRIDNPEVVKTGAAAAATVERPDAERPSLVHRILGGVGVQNVSLILAIVLVVAVIGLQNPLFFSVANLKVIGTAIAIMGLLAVVQTIVIILGALDISVGSIAGLTSVTSAMIFTAAGPVLGVAGAIGIGVLCGLVNGCIIVFGRVNPVIATLATLAAFKGIAQLISDGRAQGYTGADPFFVFLARGAIGGIPTLILVLLLVALLAHIVLRYTSVGRNIYAVGGNNIASRLAGIDINRYIIGVYMVTGAVAAIAGILITARTGSGQPISGSEGLELQAITAAALGGAALKGGKGTISGTILAVILLGVLTNGMTILGVNSFWQNVAQGALLVIAVVIQQLRSGERRIGIPG, encoded by the coding sequence ATGAGCGACAGGATCGACAACCCGGAGGTCGTGAAGACCGGTGCGGCCGCGGCGGCCACGGTCGAGAGACCCGACGCGGAGCGCCCCTCCCTGGTGCACCGGATCCTCGGCGGGGTGGGCGTGCAGAACGTGTCGCTCATCCTCGCGATCGTGCTGGTCGTCGCCGTCATCGGACTGCAGAACCCGCTGTTCTTCAGCGTCGCGAACCTCAAGGTCATCGGCACCGCGATCGCGATCATGGGTCTGCTGGCGGTGGTGCAGACCATCGTCATCATCCTGGGGGCGCTCGACATCTCGGTCGGGTCCATCGCCGGCCTCACCTCGGTGACATCGGCCATGATCTTCACCGCCGCCGGCCCCGTGCTCGGGGTGGCCGGCGCGATCGGGATCGGCGTGCTGTGCGGCCTCGTGAACGGCTGCATCATCGTGTTCGGACGGGTCAACCCCGTGATCGCGACGCTCGCGACCCTCGCGGCGTTCAAGGGCATCGCGCAGCTCATCTCCGACGGACGCGCGCAGGGGTACACCGGCGCCGACCCGTTCTTCGTCTTCCTCGCACGAGGCGCGATCGGCGGCATCCCGACCCTCATCCTCGTGCTGCTGCTCGTCGCGCTGCTCGCCCACATCGTGCTGCGATACACCTCGGTCGGCCGCAACATCTACGCGGTCGGCGGCAACAACATCGCCTCCCGCCTCGCGGGCATCGACATCAACCGGTACATCATCGGCGTCTACATGGTGACCGGTGCCGTGGCGGCGATCGCCGGCATCCTCATCACCGCCCGCACCGGATCGGGTCAGCCGATCTCCGGGTCGGAGGGGCTGGAGCTGCAGGCCATCACGGCCGCCGCGCTCGGCGGGGCAGCGCTCAAGGGCGGCAAGGGCACCATCTCGGGGACGATCCTCGCCGTCATCCTGCTGGGCGTGCTGACCAACGGCATGACCATCCTCGGGGTGAATTCGTTCTGGCAGAACGTCGCGCAGGGCGCCCTGCTCGTGATCGCCGTCGTGATCCAGCAGCTGCGGTCGGGGGAGCGCCGCATCGGAATACCGGGCTGA
- a CDS encoding dehydrogenase, whose protein sequence is MAAKKAKNGKNKPAPEDFRSDALAQALEKQDVAAVALALRHGTTVVPLISPGARDNPLDSGEVWTYRDPNSGDLALLLFSDAKNKPANLPPGVGIYGADWLRKFLSAHPITTVFLDIAGPHPMQASPEEILKALDA, encoded by the coding sequence ATGGCAGCGAAGAAGGCGAAGAACGGCAAGAACAAGCCCGCCCCCGAGGATTTCCGGTCGGATGCTCTCGCCCAGGCGCTCGAGAAGCAGGACGTCGCGGCCGTCGCCCTCGCCCTGCGGCACGGCACCACCGTCGTGCCGCTCATCTCGCCCGGAGCCCGCGACAACCCGCTCGACAGCGGCGAGGTATGGACCTACCGCGACCCGAACAGCGGCGACCTCGCGCTGCTGCTGTTCAGCGACGCGAAGAACAAGCCGGCCAACCTGCCGCCCGGCGTGGGGATCTACGGCGCCGACTGGCTGCGGAAGTTCCTCTCCGCGCACCCGATCACGACGGTGTTCCTCGACATCGCCGGACCGCACCCGATGCAGGCCTCGCCCGAGGAGATCCTCAAGGCCCTCGACGCCTGA
- the radA gene encoding DNA repair protein RadA, with amino-acid sequence MAARKPAPPAYVCTECGWTTAKWVGRCAECQQWGTVQEQGAQTGILSRVTPLAPSADRAARPITQITTTDAPRRTSGVSEFDRVLGGGIVPGAAILLSGEPGVGKSTLLLEVAARAAQAGRRVLYASAEESPAQVRLRAERTGALHDELYLASETDLATILGHIDEVAPQLVIVDSVQTVSSSLIDGAAGQPSQVREVAATLIRIAKERGLPIIIVGHVTKDGQVAGPRVLEHLVDVVCHFEGDRQTSLRFIRALKNRFGPTDEVGCFEMTGDGIAEVPDPSGLFLSQGETEPGTCVAISLEGRRALPVEVQALTVNTTAPNPRRVVNGLDSSRVAMVLAILERRAQIKTSTLDVYVSTVGGVRFTEPAADLAIAIAVAGSIQQISVPRTVAVVGELSLAGEIRPVTQSAQRRSEASRLGYEQVVDDRSKTLRAALNDVRARNTSRRREGDIPPF; translated from the coding sequence ATGGCTGCCCGCAAACCCGCTCCTCCCGCGTACGTCTGCACGGAATGCGGGTGGACGACGGCGAAGTGGGTCGGCCGCTGCGCCGAGTGCCAGCAGTGGGGCACGGTGCAGGAGCAGGGCGCGCAGACGGGCATCCTCAGCCGCGTCACGCCGCTCGCGCCGAGCGCCGACCGGGCAGCGCGCCCCATCACGCAGATCACCACGACCGACGCGCCCCGACGTACGAGCGGGGTGTCGGAGTTCGACCGCGTGCTCGGCGGCGGCATCGTGCCGGGGGCGGCGATCCTGCTGAGCGGTGAGCCGGGCGTCGGCAAGTCGACCCTGCTGCTCGAGGTCGCCGCGCGCGCCGCGCAGGCGGGGCGGCGCGTCCTGTATGCGAGCGCGGAGGAGTCGCCGGCCCAGGTGCGGCTGCGCGCGGAGCGCACCGGCGCTCTGCACGACGAGCTGTACCTGGCGAGCGAGACCGACCTGGCGACGATCCTCGGTCACATCGACGAGGTCGCGCCGCAGCTCGTCATCGTCGACTCGGTGCAGACGGTGTCGTCGTCGCTGATCGACGGAGCGGCCGGCCAGCCGAGCCAGGTGCGCGAGGTCGCCGCGACTCTGATCCGCATCGCGAAGGAGCGCGGGCTGCCGATCATCATCGTCGGTCACGTCACGAAAGACGGGCAGGTCGCCGGCCCCCGGGTGCTCGAGCACCTCGTCGACGTCGTCTGTCACTTCGAGGGCGACCGCCAGACGTCGCTGCGCTTCATCCGGGCGCTCAAGAACCGTTTCGGCCCGACAGACGAGGTCGGGTGCTTCGAGATGACCGGAGACGGCATCGCCGAGGTCCCCGACCCCTCTGGCCTGTTCCTGTCGCAGGGCGAGACCGAGCCGGGCACGTGCGTCGCGATCTCCCTCGAGGGGCGCCGCGCCCTGCCGGTCGAGGTGCAGGCGCTGACCGTCAACACCACGGCGCCGAATCCGAGACGCGTCGTGAACGGACTCGACTCGTCGCGGGTGGCGATGGTGCTGGCGATCCTCGAACGCCGCGCGCAGATCAAGACCAGCACGCTCGACGTGTACGTGTCGACCGTCGGCGGGGTGCGGTTCACGGAACCCGCCGCCGACCTCGCTATCGCCATCGCCGTGGCCGGGTCGATCCAGCAGATCTCGGTGCCGCGCACCGTCGCCGTCGTCGGTGAGCTCAGTCTCGCGGGCGAGATCAGGCCCGTGACGCAGTCGGCACAGCGGCGGTCGGAGGCCTCACGGTTGGGTTACGAGCAGGTCGTCGACGACCGTTCGAAGACGCTGCGCGCCGCGCTCAACGACGTCAGGGCGCGCAACACCTCGCGCCGTCGCGAGGGCGACATCCCGCCCTTCTGA
- a CDS encoding ArsR family transcriptional regulator, with protein sequence MANGAPVCGPISTFSRVRILHLVQSRAERTIGELCEATGLHPNTVREHLQRLIEGGYVIQATEHRTTRGRPRTLYSAATGAGDASSPIARDKAKAAAQRGDLLRRMLPATASALGRDATYQLDALIEHLEESGFEPVVDDEQLTVDLSPCPHAAGRAEDRPMLCSVHLGLMQGVLTEAGGPLAAEAVRTTDLAEDSARPEECVVQLRLTEMTAA encoded by the coding sequence ATGGCCAACGGAGCGCCCGTCTGCGGGCCGATCTCGACGTTCTCCCGGGTGCGGATCCTGCACCTGGTGCAGAGCCGTGCCGAGCGCACGATCGGCGAGCTGTGCGAGGCCACCGGACTGCATCCCAACACGGTGCGCGAGCACCTGCAGCGCCTCATCGAGGGCGGCTACGTCATCCAGGCCACCGAGCACCGCACCACCCGCGGCCGGCCGCGCACCCTCTACAGTGCGGCCACCGGCGCGGGCGACGCATCCAGCCCGATCGCCCGCGACAAGGCGAAGGCCGCGGCCCAGCGCGGCGATCTGCTGCGTCGGATGCTGCCGGCCACCGCATCCGCTCTCGGTCGCGACGCGACCTACCAGCTGGACGCCCTGATCGAACACCTGGAGGAGAGCGGCTTCGAGCCCGTCGTCGACGACGAGCAGCTCACTGTCGACCTCAGCCCCTGCCCGCATGCCGCGGGTCGTGCCGAAGACCGTCCGATGCTGTGCTCCGTGCACCTCGGCCTCATGCAGGGGGTGCTCACCGAAGCCGGTGGGCCGCTCGCCGCCGAGGCCGTGCGCACCACCGACCTCGCGGAGGACTCCGCGCGGCCGGAGGAGTGCGTCGTGCAGCTGCGTCTCACGGAGATGACCGCCGCCTAG
- a CDS encoding cytochrome ubiquinol oxidase subunit I gives MEWLDPLALSRWQFGLTTVYHYLFVPLTIGMALVAAIFQTAWVRTGKVQYLHLTRFFGKIFLINFAMGVVTGIVQEFQFGMNWSDYSRFVGDVFGAPLAFEGLLAFFFEATFIGLWIFGWDKLPQKLHLATIWCVSIGSILSAYFIIAANAFMQNPVGYVFNPETNRAELTDFWALLTNPVALAAFPHTIFGALMFAAGVVISVSAWHLARGQHFDTMRISLKFGLWAMIVSTAGVVLTGDQLGLAMYAAQPMKMAAAEATFNTVCGPDASFSLFTLGTPDGSSELFSIRVPYLLSLLSTHTFDACVHGINDLNAEYATTFADTGLTEFAPILWVTYWAFRWMIGLGMAAGLVAVVGLWLTRKGAKKPPAPWMWKLAIWSFPLALLANIMGWVFTEMGRQPWIVFGLMTTRDGVSPGVTGVDVLISLIAFTAIYASLAIVEVRLIVKAAQKGPDTDEQPHEETAQLPSVVY, from the coding sequence ATGGAATGGCTCGACCCGCTCGCACTGTCCCGATGGCAGTTCGGTCTCACGACCGTCTACCACTACCTCTTCGTGCCCCTCACGATCGGCATGGCGCTCGTCGCGGCGATCTTCCAGACGGCATGGGTGCGCACCGGGAAGGTGCAGTACCTGCACCTCACGCGGTTCTTCGGCAAGATCTTCCTCATCAACTTCGCCATGGGCGTCGTCACCGGCATCGTGCAGGAGTTCCAGTTCGGCATGAACTGGTCGGACTACTCCCGGTTCGTGGGCGACGTGTTCGGGGCCCCGCTCGCGTTCGAGGGACTGCTCGCCTTCTTCTTCGAGGCCACGTTCATCGGGCTCTGGATCTTCGGCTGGGACAAGCTCCCGCAGAAGCTGCACCTCGCCACGATCTGGTGCGTCTCGATCGGCAGCATCCTGTCGGCGTACTTCATCATCGCCGCGAACGCGTTCATGCAGAACCCGGTCGGCTACGTCTTCAACCCCGAGACGAACCGCGCCGAGCTCACCGACTTCTGGGCGCTGCTCACGAACCCCGTCGCGCTCGCCGCGTTCCCGCACACGATCTTCGGTGCGCTCATGTTCGCGGCCGGCGTCGTGATCTCGGTGTCGGCCTGGCACCTCGCCCGCGGGCAGCACTTCGACACCATGCGCATCTCGCTGAAGTTCGGCCTGTGGGCGATGATCGTCTCGACCGCCGGCGTCGTGCTCACGGGCGACCAGCTGGGCCTCGCGATGTACGCGGCGCAGCCGATGAAGATGGCCGCGGCCGAGGCGACGTTCAACACGGTCTGCGGGCCGGATGCCTCCTTCAGCCTCTTCACGCTCGGCACCCCCGACGGCAGCTCCGAGCTGTTCAGCATCCGCGTGCCGTACCTGCTGTCGCTGCTGTCGACGCACACGTTCGACGCGTGCGTGCACGGCATCAACGACCTCAACGCCGAGTACGCGACGACGTTCGCCGACACCGGCCTCACCGAGTTCGCGCCGATCCTCTGGGTCACGTACTGGGCGTTCCGCTGGATGATCGGCCTCGGCATGGCCGCCGGCCTCGTCGCCGTCGTCGGCCTGTGGCTGACGCGCAAGGGCGCCAAGAAGCCTCCGGCGCCGTGGATGTGGAAGCTCGCGATCTGGTCGTTCCCGCTCGCGCTCCTCGCCAACATCATGGGGTGGGTGTTCACCGAGATGGGTCGCCAGCCGTGGATCGTCTTCGGACTCATGACCACCCGCGACGGCGTCTCACCCGGCGTCACCGGAGTCGACGTGCTGATCTCGCTCATCGCGTTCACGGCGATCTACGCCTCGCTCGCGATCGTCGAGGTGCGCCTCATCGTCAAGGCCGCGCAGAAGGGCCCGGACACCGACGAGCAACCCCACGAGGAGACGGCCCAGCTGCCGTCGGTCGTGTACTGA
- the cydB gene encoding cytochrome d ubiquinol oxidase subunit II, with amino-acid sequence MDLATLWFFIVAFFFVGYFVLDGFDFGVGMSLPFLGKDDVSRRQVINTIGPVWDLNETWVIVAGAVLFASFPEWYATLFSGFYLPLLLILLALILRGVSFEYRHQRDSLAWKRGFDRMIVIGSVVPALLWGVAFGNIVQGVALNADHIYVGGFFALLNPYALLVGVTTLLLFFLHGVLFVALKTDGPVHEDAHRLAKLVAGPTVLAAAGTVVWTAVIAMNREAPLLWLVLGAGALAAVALIAAVGLSLVRRDGWAFFAGMVTVMLAVVMLFAALFPYVMPSTIDPAYSLTIANASSTRYTLEIMSWTALIATPLVLAYQAWTYWVFRKRVTRRSIEGAPAHA; translated from the coding sequence ATGGATCTCGCAACGCTCTGGTTCTTCATCGTCGCCTTCTTCTTCGTCGGCTACTTCGTGCTCGACGGCTTCGACTTCGGCGTCGGCATGTCGCTGCCGTTCCTCGGCAAGGACGACGTCTCACGCCGCCAGGTCATCAACACGATCGGCCCGGTGTGGGACCTCAACGAGACGTGGGTCATCGTCGCCGGCGCCGTGCTGTTCGCGTCTTTCCCGGAGTGGTACGCCACGCTGTTCAGCGGGTTCTACCTGCCGCTGCTGCTGATCCTGCTCGCGCTGATCCTGCGCGGCGTCTCGTTCGAGTACCGCCATCAGCGCGACAGCCTCGCGTGGAAGCGCGGGTTCGACCGCATGATCGTGATCGGCTCCGTCGTGCCCGCACTGCTGTGGGGCGTCGCGTTCGGCAACATCGTGCAGGGCGTCGCGCTGAACGCCGACCACATCTACGTCGGCGGGTTCTTCGCCCTGCTGAACCCCTACGCGCTGCTTGTCGGCGTCACCACGCTGCTGCTGTTCTTCCTGCACGGGGTGCTCTTCGTCGCGCTCAAGACCGATGGACCCGTGCACGAGGACGCGCATCGGCTCGCGAAGCTCGTCGCCGGACCCACCGTGCTCGCGGCCGCCGGCACCGTCGTGTGGACGGCCGTCATCGCCATGAACCGCGAGGCGCCGCTGCTGTGGCTCGTGCTCGGCGCGGGGGCGCTCGCCGCGGTCGCCCTGATCGCCGCCGTCGGGCTGTCGCTCGTGCGGCGCGACGGCTGGGCGTTCTTCGCCGGCATGGTCACGGTCATGCTCGCGGTCGTGATGCTGTTCGCGGCGCTGTTCCCGTACGTGATGCCGTCGACGATCGACCCCGCCTACAGCCTGACGATCGCGAACGCGTCGAGCACGCGATATACGCTGGAGATCATGAGCTGGACGGCGCTGATCGCGACCCCGCTCGTGCTCGCCTACCAGGCGTGGACCTACTGGGTGTTCCGCAAGCGCGTCACCCGCCGCTCGATCGAGGGGGCTCCGGCGCACGCGTGA
- the cydD gene encoding thiol reductant ABC exporter subunit CydD, with translation MKPVDIRLVRYASAARGFLLLSGVIGVVQTAVTVAFAWMLTDAVTGALAGRDVTASLLWLLGLALLRGALIAASDAAGTRAAAKTGMQLRAALIAAIGRLGPGWLAQRNRTELAVTAGHGLEALDAYFARYIPQLVLTVTATPVILAVMWWQDWPSGLTAAITLPLIPLFLILIGIATRTVQRRQWQTLQRLAARFADTVQGLATLRLFGRERRAAAQIEHTADEYRRETMKVLRFSFLSGFAMELLSSLAVALIAVAVGFRLLSGDLSLEVGLFVLLLAPEAFLPIRQVGVQFHAAAEGVAATEDVFAVLDEARAPAHRVSSRPARGATGGRSVSEERSDAPRSVSEERSDETKRAGSLLEVTGLRVRDLPPVSFTATPGTITLIEGPSGAGKSSLLAALRGAVAFDGAATVGGIDIRGLSPADWLAWAGQRPQLSRGTIAANVSLGDEAPDAVAVRRALDAACADDLDPSVELGVQGSGLSGGQAQRVAVARALYRQARRPDAMLALDEPSSALDPDTEQRLWDSLRERADAGATVLVVSHRRSARRIADRIVELGVRV, from the coding sequence GTGAAACCGGTCGACATCCGGCTCGTCCGGTATGCGAGCGCCGCACGCGGGTTCCTGCTCCTGTCGGGCGTGATCGGCGTCGTGCAGACGGCGGTCACCGTCGCCTTCGCCTGGATGCTGACGGATGCCGTGACCGGCGCCCTCGCGGGACGCGACGTGACGGCATCCCTGCTGTGGCTCCTGGGTCTCGCGCTGCTGCGCGGCGCGCTGATCGCGGCGTCCGACGCGGCGGGCACGCGGGCGGCGGCGAAGACGGGGATGCAGCTGCGCGCAGCCCTCATCGCGGCGATCGGCCGACTGGGCCCCGGGTGGCTCGCGCAGCGGAACCGCACCGAGCTCGCCGTCACGGCAGGGCACGGGCTGGAAGCGCTCGACGCGTACTTCGCCCGGTACATCCCGCAGCTCGTGCTCACGGTCACCGCGACCCCGGTGATCCTCGCGGTGATGTGGTGGCAGGACTGGCCGAGCGGACTGACGGCCGCGATCACCCTGCCGCTGATCCCGCTCTTCCTCATCCTCATCGGCATCGCGACCCGCACCGTGCAGCGCCGCCAGTGGCAGACGCTGCAGCGGCTCGCGGCGCGGTTCGCCGACACCGTGCAGGGGCTCGCGACCCTGCGGCTGTTCGGCCGCGAGCGTCGCGCCGCCGCGCAGATCGAGCACACGGCCGACGAGTACCGCCGCGAGACCATGAAGGTGCTGCGGTTCTCGTTCCTGTCGGGCTTTGCGATGGAGCTGCTGTCGTCGCTCGCCGTCGCGCTCATCGCGGTGGCGGTGGGGTTCCGGCTGCTGTCGGGTGACCTGTCGCTCGAGGTCGGGCTGTTCGTGCTGCTGCTCGCCCCGGAGGCGTTCCTGCCGATCCGCCAGGTCGGCGTGCAGTTCCACGCCGCCGCGGAGGGTGTGGCCGCGACCGAGGACGTCTTCGCGGTGCTCGACGAGGCGCGGGCGCCGGCTCACCGCGTTTCGTCTCGCCCCGCTCGCGGGGCGACCGGGGGAAGGTCGGTGAGCGAGGAGCGCAGCGACGCCCCCCGGTCGGTGAGCGAGGAGCGCAGCGACGAGACGAAACGCGCCGGGAGTCTGCTCGAGGTCACCGGACTCCGCGTGCGCGACCTGCCGCCGGTCTCCTTCACCGCCACCCCCGGAACGATCACGCTCATCGAGGGCCCGAGCGGAGCCGGCAAGTCCAGTCTGCTCGCCGCGCTGCGCGGGGCCGTCGCGTTCGACGGGGCCGCCACCGTCGGCGGCATCGACATTCGCGGGCTGTCGCCCGCCGACTGGCTGGCGTGGGCGGGGCAGCGCCCGCAGCTGAGCCGCGGGACGATCGCCGCGAACGTCTCCCTCGGCGACGAGGCGCCGGACGCCGTCGCCGTCCGCCGCGCGCTGGACGCGGCCTGCGCCGACGACCTCGACCCCTCGGTGGAGCTCGGCGTGCAGGGGAGCGGACTCTCCGGAGGCCAGGCGCAGCGCGTCGCCGTCGCCCGCGCGCTGTACCGGCAGGCTCGTCGGCCCGACGCGATGCTCGCTCTCGACGAGCCGTCGAGCGCGCTCGACCCCGACACCGAGCAGCGGCTGTGGGACTCGCTGCGCGAACGCGCGGATGCCGGAGCCACCGTGCTCGTCGTCTCGCACCGCCGCTCGGCCCGCCGCATCGCCGACCGGATCGTGGAGCTGGGGGTGAGAGTGTGA